The Georgenia faecalis genome includes a window with the following:
- the ybeY gene encoding rRNA maturation RNase YbeY: protein MSTEVSNESGFPVAEEEFAALARYVLEEMHVHPQAELSILFVTTDVMAELHERWMDEPGPTDVLSFPMDEMRPGREGEELAPGTLGDVVLCPEVAAAQARTAGHSTAEELLLLTTHGILHLLGYDHAEPEEEKEMFALQRRLLLTFLAGR, encoded by the coding sequence ATGAGCACCGAGGTGAGCAACGAGTCCGGCTTCCCGGTCGCCGAGGAGGAGTTCGCGGCGCTGGCGCGGTACGTGCTCGAGGAGATGCACGTCCACCCCCAGGCCGAGCTGTCCATCCTCTTCGTCACCACCGACGTCATGGCCGAGCTCCACGAGCGCTGGATGGACGAGCCCGGTCCCACGGACGTCCTCTCCTTCCCCATGGACGAGATGCGGCCCGGGCGCGAGGGCGAGGAGCTCGCCCCCGGCACGCTGGGCGACGTCGTCCTGTGCCCCGAGGTGGCGGCCGCCCAGGCCCGCACCGCCGGGCACTCCACGGCGGAGGAGCTCCTCCTGCTGACGACGCACGGCATCCTGCACCTGCTCGGGTACGACCATGCCGAGCCCGAGGAGGAGAAGGAGATGTTCGCGCTCCAACGCCGGCTCCTGCTCACCTTCCTCGCGGGACGCTGA
- a CDS encoding hemolysin family protein, with protein MDGLLPDIPEWWLLALAGLALVLAAFLGAAESALQRIGRTALTELSTSGKPRAALVERLVAERTVVGGAAAFTRVLAEMTAAVCLTLAVADLLPQWWQVLLVAVAATALLGSIVAGLGPRRLGRRNPGGVLHALAPLLRVLAAIGRPFARLARAFRSPPTEAEAREEAEEDLRDMVDRVSQSDHLADDEREMLQSIFELRTTFVREVMVPRPDMVTIDADKSLNKALSLFVRSGYSRIPVVGESVDDLLGVLYLKDVLRRTHPRPDLGTTDVASVMRAAVFVPETRRVDDLLREMQAESFHIAMVVDEYGGIAGLVTIEDLLEELVGEMTDEHDRAEPEVEHLEDGVVRVPARLAIGELGDLFGLELEDDDVDSAGGLLAKALGKVPIPGAEVDVHGLHLVAERAQGRRRQIATILAWRTPVTTPETEEEVSRA; from the coding sequence ATGGACGGCTTGCTCCCGGACATCCCGGAGTGGTGGCTCCTCGCCCTCGCCGGCCTCGCGCTCGTGCTCGCGGCGTTCCTCGGCGCCGCCGAGTCGGCGCTCCAGCGCATCGGCCGCACCGCCCTCACCGAGCTCTCCACGAGCGGGAAGCCGCGCGCCGCCCTCGTCGAGCGGCTGGTCGCCGAGCGGACCGTCGTGGGCGGGGCCGCCGCGTTCACCCGGGTGCTCGCGGAGATGACGGCGGCCGTGTGCCTCACCCTCGCTGTCGCCGACCTGCTGCCCCAGTGGTGGCAGGTGCTGCTCGTCGCCGTCGCCGCCACGGCGCTGCTCGGCTCCATCGTCGCCGGCCTCGGGCCGCGCCGGCTCGGGCGCCGCAACCCCGGCGGGGTGCTCCACGCCCTCGCCCCGCTCCTGCGCGTCCTCGCCGCGATCGGCCGCCCCTTCGCACGCCTCGCCCGGGCCTTCCGGTCCCCGCCCACCGAGGCCGAGGCCCGGGAGGAGGCGGAGGAGGACCTGCGCGACATGGTCGACCGGGTGAGCCAGTCCGACCACCTCGCCGACGACGAGCGCGAGATGCTCCAGTCGATCTTCGAGCTGCGCACCACCTTCGTCCGCGAGGTCATGGTCCCGCGCCCGGACATGGTGACCATCGACGCCGACAAGTCGCTCAACAAGGCGCTGTCCCTCTTCGTACGGTCGGGGTACTCCCGCATCCCCGTGGTGGGGGAGAGCGTCGACGACCTGCTCGGGGTCCTCTACCTCAAGGACGTCCTGCGGCGCACGCACCCGCGCCCGGACCTGGGCACGACGGACGTCGCGTCCGTCATGCGGGCCGCCGTCTTCGTCCCGGAGACCCGGCGCGTCGACGACCTGCTCCGCGAGATGCAGGCGGAGTCCTTCCACATCGCCATGGTCGTCGACGAGTACGGGGGCATCGCCGGCCTCGTCACCATCGAGGACCTCCTCGAGGAGCTCGTCGGGGAGATGACCGACGAGCACGACCGGGCCGAGCCCGAGGTGGAGCACCTCGAGGACGGCGTGGTCCGCGTCCCCGCGCGGCTCGCCATCGGCGAGCTCGGCGACCTCTTCGGCCTCGAGCTCGAGGACGACGACGTCGACTCCGCGGGTGGGCTTCTCGCCAAGGCGCTGGGCAAAGTGCCCATCCCGGGCGCGGAGGTGGACGTCCACGGCCTCCACCTCGTCGCCGAGCGCGCCCAGGGCCGACGGCGCCAGATCGCCACGATCCTGGCCTGGCGCACCCCCGTGACCACACCCGAGACAGAAGAGGAGGTGAGCCGAGCATGA
- the era gene encoding GTPase Era has protein sequence MSHTWPENFRAGFACLVGRPNAGKSTLTNALVGQKVAITSGRPQTTRHTVRGIVHRPDGQLVLVDTPGLHRPRTLLGQRLNDLVRETLGEVDVVAFCLPANERIGPGDRFIARELAESRTPVVAVATKSDTVGRERLAEHLLEIDALGTWADIVPVSATRGEQVDVLTDVLLGQMPASPPLYPDGELTDEPELVMIAELVREAALEGVRDELPHSLAVVVEEIIARERADDDPRPPMLDVHVNLFVERDSQKAIVIGKGGARLREVGSQARHAIEALLGTRVYLDLHVKVAKDWQRDPKLLERLGF, from the coding sequence ATGTCCCACACCTGGCCCGAGAACTTCCGAGCGGGTTTCGCCTGCCTGGTCGGCCGGCCGAACGCCGGCAAGTCGACCCTGACCAACGCCCTGGTGGGCCAGAAGGTGGCCATCACCTCGGGCCGCCCGCAGACCACCCGGCACACCGTCCGAGGCATCGTGCACCGGCCCGACGGCCAGCTCGTCCTCGTCGACACGCCCGGGCTGCACCGCCCGCGCACGCTCCTGGGCCAGCGGCTCAACGACCTCGTCCGCGAGACCCTCGGCGAGGTCGACGTCGTCGCGTTCTGCCTGCCCGCGAACGAGCGCATCGGGCCCGGCGACCGGTTCATCGCCCGCGAGCTCGCCGAGTCCCGCACCCCCGTCGTCGCCGTCGCGACGAAGTCCGACACCGTGGGGCGCGAGCGGCTCGCGGAGCACCTTCTCGAGATCGACGCCCTCGGCACCTGGGCGGACATCGTCCCCGTCTCGGCGACCCGCGGGGAGCAGGTCGACGTCCTCACCGACGTGCTCCTCGGCCAGATGCCGGCCTCCCCGCCGTTGTACCCGGACGGGGAGCTCACCGACGAGCCCGAGCTGGTGATGATCGCCGAGCTCGTCCGCGAGGCGGCCCTCGAGGGCGTGCGCGACGAGCTCCCGCACTCCCTGGCGGTCGTCGTGGAGGAGATCATCGCGCGCGAGCGCGCCGACGACGACCCCCGGCCGCCGATGCTCGACGTGCACGTCAACCTCTTCGTCGAGCGCGACTCGCAGAAGGCCATCGTCATCGGCAAGGGCGGCGCCCGGCTGCGCGAGGTGGGCTCCCAGGCCCGGCACGCCATCGAGGCGCTGCTCGGCACCCGCGTCTACCTCGACCTGCACGTCAAGGTGGCCAAGGACTGGCAGCGCGACCCCAAGCTCCTCGAGCGCCTCGGCTTCTGA
- a CDS encoding alpha/beta hydrolase family protein → MRSQKAAVTLVLVLLFGLLGSIAGPAWNPQPLERTLVPAAQDVRIGGDVVTDPVGTYEVTSEVITVELDGASVDATVRGPVDAPGDRAGVVFLHGAGTATHETFFDISTALASAGVVALVPDKRMDTYTTRERDYEGMAQDYLASLEVLAGWPGVDPDRVGIYAESEGAFIAPVAAAENDAVDFVILVSAPVVTPREQAAFAVDSYLRNIGAPEQLLRAVPRLIGSEIPGGGFEYADFDPAPYQRRVTQPVLMVYGTADASMPTVQGPEQVIDDIAAAGNTAYTVRYFADANHGIRIGGELAPGFAEDVARWIQGLPETAEATPRIAGAEPEQRYRADPVARPRWYMAGDMLVVSLVSGVGLVLLGPLVWLGSRAVRRPARVPAPVGRWTTALGLGVLAVWVLFLAYLVSVASLALNYQTDPLLVRGGWLGIQVLAVATTGILVGSADRWWRSRRSGDGPSAAGTVALASVHLGALALLVLAGYWGIFPTVL, encoded by the coding sequence GTGAGGTCCCAGAAGGCGGCGGTCACCCTCGTCCTCGTGCTGCTCTTCGGTCTGCTCGGGTCGATCGCCGGCCCCGCGTGGAACCCTCAGCCGCTCGAGCGCACGTTGGTGCCGGCCGCGCAGGACGTGCGGATCGGCGGCGACGTCGTCACCGACCCCGTGGGCACCTACGAGGTGACGAGTGAGGTCATCACCGTCGAGCTCGACGGGGCGTCGGTGGACGCCACCGTCCGTGGACCGGTCGACGCGCCCGGGGACCGCGCCGGCGTCGTCTTCCTCCACGGGGCCGGGACGGCCACCCACGAGACCTTCTTCGACATCTCCACGGCGCTGGCCTCCGCCGGCGTCGTCGCGCTGGTCCCCGACAAGCGGATGGACACGTACACCACCCGGGAGCGCGACTACGAGGGGATGGCGCAGGACTACCTCGCCTCGCTCGAGGTCCTCGCCGGCTGGCCTGGCGTCGACCCGGACCGGGTGGGGATCTACGCCGAGAGCGAGGGGGCGTTCATCGCCCCGGTGGCGGCGGCGGAGAACGACGCCGTCGACTTCGTCATCCTCGTCTCCGCCCCGGTCGTCACCCCGCGGGAGCAGGCGGCGTTCGCCGTCGACTCCTACCTGCGCAACATCGGCGCCCCCGAACAGCTGCTGCGGGCCGTCCCGCGCCTGATCGGCAGCGAGATCCCCGGTGGCGGCTTCGAGTACGCCGACTTCGACCCGGCGCCGTACCAGCGGCGGGTGACGCAGCCCGTCCTCATGGTCTACGGCACCGCCGACGCCTCCATGCCGACCGTCCAGGGGCCTGAGCAGGTCATCGACGACATCGCCGCGGCGGGCAACACCGCCTACACGGTGCGGTACTTCGCGGACGCCAACCACGGGATCCGCATCGGCGGGGAGCTCGCGCCCGGCTTCGCCGAGGACGTCGCCCGCTGGATCCAGGGCCTGCCCGAGACCGCGGAGGCGACGCCCCGGATCGCCGGCGCCGAGCCGGAGCAGCGCTACCGCGCCGACCCGGTGGCCCGCCCCCGGTGGTACATGGCCGGGGACATGCTCGTCGTGTCCTTGGTCAGCGGCGTGGGCCTCGTCCTGCTGGGGCCGCTCGTGTGGCTCGGCTCCCGGGCGGTCCGGCGGCCGGCCCGGGTCCCGGCACCCGTGGGCCGGTGGACGACGGCGCTGGGCCTGGGCGTCCTCGCCGTGTGGGTGCTCTTCCTCGCCTACCTCGTCTCCGTCGCCAGCCTCGCGCTGAACTACCAGACGGACCCGCTCCTCGTGCGCGGGGGGTGGTTGGGGATCCAGGTGCTCGCCGTGGCGACGACCGGGATCCTCGTGGGCTCGGCCGACCGGTGGTGGCGGTCGCGCCGCAGCGGCGACGGGCCGAGTGCCGCCGGCACGGTGGCGCTCGCCAGCGTCCACCTCGGCGCCCTCGCGCTGCTCGTGCTCGCCGGGTACTGGGGGATCTTCCCGACCGTCCTGTGA
- a CDS encoding PP2C family protein-serine/threonine phosphatase, whose protein sequence is MRTQWGVATDTGGHRRVNEDAVLARPPVFVVADGMGGHARGDMASRTVVAELAALASGDAPLRPDDVRAAVGRAASRIRETMAADAEPAAAGSTLAGVVLTEQDGEPYWLVLNVGDSRVYRSAATGLEQVSVDHSLVQELVDAGTIDAEQARRHPQRNVITRAVGTGAVPDVDFWMLRALAGERLLVCSDGLVEELSDAEIGEVLGGAGDAPAVAEALVARAMGDAGARDNVTALVVEVVPGDD, encoded by the coding sequence ATGCGCACGCAGTGGGGCGTGGCCACGGACACCGGCGGCCACCGCAGGGTCAACGAGGACGCCGTTCTCGCGCGCCCCCCGGTCTTCGTCGTCGCCGACGGCATGGGGGGCCACGCCCGCGGCGACATGGCGAGCCGCACGGTCGTCGCCGAGCTGGCCGCGCTCGCCTCCGGTGATGCGCCGCTGCGTCCCGACGACGTCCGGGCCGCCGTCGGCCGCGCCGCGAGCCGCATCCGCGAGACGATGGCGGCCGACGCCGAGCCCGCCGCCGCCGGGTCCACGCTCGCCGGCGTCGTCCTCACCGAGCAGGACGGCGAGCCGTACTGGCTCGTCCTCAACGTGGGGGACTCGCGGGTCTACCGCAGCGCGGCCACGGGGCTGGAGCAGGTGAGCGTGGACCACTCCCTCGTCCAGGAGCTCGTCGACGCGGGCACCATCGACGCCGAGCAGGCGCGCCGTCACCCGCAGCGCAACGTCATCACCCGCGCCGTCGGCACCGGGGCGGTGCCCGACGTCGACTTCTGGATGCTGCGCGCCCTCGCCGGTGAGCGGCTCCTCGTGTGCAGCGACGGGCTCGTCGAGGAGCTGTCCGACGCCGAGATCGGCGAGGTCCTCGGCGGCGCCGGCGACGCTCCCGCGGTGGCGGAGGCGCTCGTGGCGCGCGCGATGGGTGACGCCGGGGCGCGCGACAACGTCACCGCGCTCGTCGTCGAGGTCGTGCCCGGCGACGACTGA
- a CDS encoding FtsK/SpoIIIE domain-containing protein yields MRITLTLLRAAAEPVDLAVTVDGTATVGDVARRVADSDPTGAALAAVGGGTAGRGAGTASGGGASGAGVGGLGGQDPLTLCLHGPAGAPGQPHMLAPEAVAAETVRSGSVVSLARPSPTGARAEPAPAARLEVLEGPDAGLVIPLPEGTTVIGRGRGCDVRLSDPTVSQEHARLVVTDLVEIVDLRSANGLLLGDGLVQRAALLPQDTVALGGTTLRVTRIAAGRPAALDAAQVAFNRSPRVAPRYAGEEVEAPTPPDPPTPSRVPVVMLLAPLLMVPALLATGRDALSLVFLAMMPLMMAGHVLDQRVTGARTYRAAVARFTQTLDAVRAEREGERDAERAARRRESPSVGEATAAALALEPLLWSRRPEHETFLEVRLGLGTLPSRATITLPVRGRSTPECWDRVLALRRDLATVDDVPATARLRECGALGLAGPRSGVDGVARAVLAELVTLHSPAELVLTVATSAASAARWDWTKWLPHVGSAHSPVEGAHIGSHQAGVAHLVSRLEALLDARRAQREDRSGGPLPVVVLLVEDDAPVERGRLVRIAEEGPAVGVHVLWCAARLDRLPAACRTFVAVGAAGPDGAAGYVQAASTVQPLHCEVLDADAAMALGRHLAAVVDAGAPVDGASDLPARVSFLALAGPETAQGPTAVLDRWRENGSLVPRDGSPPRRRRHDATLRALVGQGATEPFTLDLRTQGPHALVGGTTGAGKSEFLQAWVLGMATAYSPDRVTFLFVDYKGGSAFADCVDLPHAVGLVTDLSPHLVRRALTSLRAELRHRERLLGRRGAKDLLTLERTGDPACPPSLVVVVDEFAALATEVPEFVDGVVDVAQRGRSLGLHLVLATQRPAGVIRDNLRANTHLRVALRMNDASDSHDVLGLPVAAGFDPAIPGRGAARTGPGRVTLFQAAYAGGRTADAHPRAQVDVESLVMGTGTRWEPPADPERGAREGPTDAGPADIARLVESVSAAARAGGVPEPRKPWLPTLAPVQDLGALGPRTDAALVLGVVDDPARQRQVTAYYRPDVEGNIAFYGAVGSGKSTALRTLAVAAGITPQGGPVHVYGLDFSSGGLAALEGLPHVGAVIDGEDAERIQRLLRRLRETVEERSARYAAARASTVEEYRRIAARPDEPRLLLLVDGFGAFRTAWETAPGRSPWYQVFLQLLVDGRGTGVHVAVTADRPGAVPSSVAGSLSRRVVMRQVDEGGYLVLGAPKDVLDAGAPPGRAISPDGLEMQVAVLGGSATLAEQVRAVEHLSATLRRTGAGAAAALAPPVGRLPEIVPAEELPAAVDGLPVLGVADDTLAPLGVEPAGTFLLAGPPQSGRTNALRWLVESVRRARPEARVVYLGARRSALRGMGGWARAATGATEVAEVARAALADVAEPPPEGQVGTVVVVEALADFLSTPAEGPLTELIRAAKRNEHFVIAEGDTSTWGSSWPLVAEIRSGRRGLALQPDQIEGDVLFRTAFPRVARRDFVVGRGLVVDRATVRRVQLPLAP; encoded by the coding sequence ATGCGCATCACGCTGACGCTGCTGCGGGCGGCCGCGGAGCCGGTGGACCTCGCCGTGACCGTGGACGGGACCGCGACCGTCGGTGACGTGGCCCGGCGGGTGGCCGACAGCGACCCGACCGGGGCCGCCCTCGCTGCGGTCGGCGGGGGTACAGCTGGCAGGGGCGCCGGCACGGCCAGCGGCGGGGGAGCGAGCGGCGCGGGCGTCGGCGGCCTGGGTGGTCAGGACCCCCTCACCCTGTGCCTGCACGGGCCGGCCGGCGCCCCTGGCCAGCCCCACATGCTCGCCCCCGAGGCCGTCGCCGCGGAGACGGTGCGCTCCGGATCGGTCGTCTCCCTCGCGCGGCCGAGCCCGACCGGTGCCCGGGCCGAGCCGGCGCCGGCCGCCCGCCTCGAGGTCCTTGAGGGTCCCGACGCGGGCCTCGTCATCCCGTTGCCCGAGGGCACGACGGTCATCGGCCGGGGCCGCGGCTGCGACGTCCGGCTGTCCGACCCCACCGTCTCCCAGGAGCACGCCCGGCTCGTGGTGACGGACCTCGTCGAGATCGTCGACCTCCGCTCCGCCAACGGCCTGCTGCTGGGCGACGGCCTCGTCCAGCGCGCCGCCCTGCTCCCGCAGGACACCGTCGCGCTGGGCGGCACCACCCTGCGTGTCACGCGCATCGCCGCCGGCCGACCCGCCGCGCTCGACGCCGCCCAGGTGGCCTTCAACCGCTCACCCCGCGTCGCCCCGCGCTACGCGGGGGAGGAGGTCGAGGCACCCACGCCGCCCGACCCGCCCACGCCCTCGCGCGTCCCCGTCGTCATGCTCCTCGCGCCGCTCCTCATGGTGCCGGCGCTCCTCGCCACGGGGCGTGACGCCCTCAGCCTCGTCTTCCTCGCGATGATGCCGCTCATGATGGCCGGCCACGTCCTCGACCAGCGGGTCACCGGCGCCCGCACCTACCGCGCCGCCGTGGCGCGGTTCACGCAGACGCTCGACGCCGTGCGCGCCGAGCGCGAGGGCGAGCGGGACGCCGAGCGCGCCGCCCGCCGGCGTGAGTCCCCCTCCGTGGGCGAGGCGACCGCCGCCGCCCTCGCCCTCGAGCCGCTGCTGTGGAGCCGCCGGCCCGAGCACGAGACCTTCCTCGAGGTGCGGCTGGGCCTGGGGACGCTGCCCTCGCGCGCCACCATCACGCTGCCCGTCCGCGGCAGGTCCACGCCGGAGTGCTGGGACCGGGTGCTGGCCCTCAGGCGCGACCTCGCCACGGTCGACGACGTCCCGGCGACCGCCCGGCTGCGCGAGTGCGGCGCCCTCGGCCTCGCCGGCCCCCGCAGCGGCGTCGACGGCGTGGCCCGTGCGGTCCTCGCCGAGCTCGTCACCCTGCACTCCCCGGCCGAGCTCGTCCTCACCGTGGCGACGTCGGCGGCCAGCGCCGCCCGGTGGGACTGGACCAAGTGGCTGCCCCACGTGGGCTCGGCGCACTCCCCGGTCGAGGGCGCCCACATCGGCTCGCACCAGGCGGGTGTCGCCCACCTCGTCTCGCGCCTCGAGGCGCTCCTCGATGCCCGCCGGGCCCAGCGCGAGGACCGCTCCGGCGGTCCGCTGCCGGTCGTCGTGCTCCTCGTCGAGGACGACGCCCCGGTCGAGCGGGGCCGCCTGGTGCGGATCGCCGAGGAAGGGCCCGCCGTCGGCGTCCACGTCCTGTGGTGCGCGGCCAGGCTCGACCGGCTCCCGGCCGCGTGCCGGACCTTCGTCGCCGTCGGTGCCGCCGGCCCGGACGGCGCGGCCGGGTACGTCCAGGCGGCCTCGACGGTCCAGCCCCTGCACTGCGAGGTGCTCGACGCCGACGCCGCGATGGCGCTGGGCCGGCACCTCGCCGCCGTCGTCGACGCCGGCGCCCCGGTGGACGGCGCCTCCGACCTGCCCGCGCGGGTCTCTTTCCTCGCGCTCGCCGGACCGGAGACCGCGCAGGGCCCGACGGCGGTCCTCGACCGCTGGCGCGAGAACGGCTCCCTGGTGCCGCGCGACGGGAGCCCGCCCCGGCGCCGCCGCCACGACGCCACGCTCCGGGCGCTCGTCGGCCAGGGGGCCACCGAGCCCTTCACCCTCGACCTGCGCACGCAAGGCCCGCACGCGCTCGTCGGCGGCACCACCGGCGCGGGCAAGAGCGAGTTCCTCCAGGCGTGGGTCCTCGGCATGGCGACCGCGTACAGCCCCGACCGGGTGACGTTCCTCTTCGTCGACTACAAGGGCGGTTCGGCCTTCGCCGACTGCGTCGACCTGCCGCACGCCGTCGGCCTCGTCACCGACCTGTCCCCGCACCTCGTGCGCCGCGCCCTCACGTCCCTGCGGGCGGAGCTCCGCCACCGCGAGCGGCTCCTCGGCCGCAGGGGCGCCAAGGACCTCCTCACCCTGGAGCGCACGGGGGACCCGGCGTGCCCGCCGAGCCTCGTCGTCGTCGTCGACGAGTTCGCGGCGCTGGCCACCGAGGTGCCGGAGTTCGTCGACGGCGTCGTCGACGTCGCCCAGCGCGGCCGGTCGCTCGGCCTGCACCTGGTCCTCGCGACGCAGCGCCCCGCCGGCGTGATCCGCGACAACCTGCGCGCCAACACCCACCTGCGCGTCGCCCTGCGGATGAACGACGCGTCCGACTCGCACGACGTCCTCGGGCTGCCGGTCGCCGCGGGGTTCGACCCGGCGATCCCCGGCCGGGGGGCCGCACGCACCGGCCCCGGGCGGGTCACGCTGTTCCAGGCCGCGTACGCCGGTGGCCGCACCGCCGACGCGCACCCCCGGGCGCAGGTCGACGTCGAGTCCCTCGTCATGGGCACCGGCACGCGGTGGGAGCCGCCGGCCGACCCCGAGCGCGGCGCGCGGGAGGGTCCCACCGACGCGGGCCCCGCCGACATCGCCCGGCTGGTGGAGTCGGTGAGCGCGGCCGCCCGCGCCGGCGGCGTGCCCGAGCCCCGCAAGCCGTGGCTGCCCACGCTGGCGCCCGTCCAGGACCTCGGCGCCCTCGGCCCCCGCACGGACGCCGCGCTCGTCCTCGGGGTGGTCGACGACCCCGCCCGCCAGCGCCAGGTGACCGCGTACTACCGGCCCGACGTCGAGGGCAACATCGCGTTCTACGGGGCGGTCGGCTCCGGCAAGTCGACGGCGCTGCGCACCCTCGCCGTCGCGGCCGGCATCACCCCGCAGGGCGGTCCGGTGCACGTGTACGGCCTGGACTTCTCCTCCGGCGGCCTCGCCGCGCTCGAGGGGCTGCCGCACGTGGGCGCCGTCATCGACGGCGAGGACGCCGAGCGGATCCAGCGGCTGCTGCGCCGGCTGCGCGAGACCGTCGAGGAGCGGTCGGCGCGCTACGCCGCCGCCCGGGCGAGCACCGTCGAGGAGTACCGGCGGATCGCCGCCCGCCCCGACGAGCCGCGGCTCCTCCTGCTCGTCGACGGGTTCGGCGCGTTCCGGACCGCCTGGGAGACGGCCCCCGGCCGCAGCCCCTGGTACCAGGTCTTCCTCCAGCTCCTCGTCGACGGCCGTGGCACCGGCGTGCACGTGGCGGTGACGGCGGACCGTCCCGGCGCGGTACCGTCCTCGGTCGCCGGCAGCCTGTCCCGCCGGGTCGTCATGCGTCAGGTGGACGAGGGCGGCTACCTCGTGCTCGGCGCCCCCAAGGACGTCCTCGACGCCGGCGCGCCCCCGGGCCGGGCGATCAGCCCCGACGGCCTGGAGATGCAGGTCGCCGTGCTCGGCGGCTCGGCGACCCTCGCCGAGCAGGTCCGCGCCGTCGAGCACCTCTCCGCGACCCTGCGCCGCACCGGAGCCGGAGCCGCTGCCGCTCTCGCCCCGCCGGTGGGGCGCCTGCCCGAGATCGTGCCCGCCGAGGAGCTCCCCGCCGCGGTCGACGGCCTGCCGGTGCTCGGCGTCGCCGACGACACCCTGGCGCCCCTCGGCGTCGAGCCCGCCGGGACCTTCCTCCTCGCCGGCCCGCCGCAGTCCGGGCGGACCAACGCGCTGCGCTGGCTCGTGGAGTCGGTGCGGCGCGCCCGGCCCGAGGCGCGGGTCGTCTACCTCGGCGCGCGCCGCTCGGCGTTGCGGGGGATGGGCGGCTGGGCGCGCGCCGCCACGGGCGCCACCGAGGTGGCCGAGGTCGCGAGGGCGGCGCTGGCCGACGTCGCCGAACCGCCGCCCGAGGGCCAGGTGGGGACCGTCGTCGTCGTCGAGGCCCTCGCCGACTTCCTCTCCACCCCGGCGGAGGGCCCGCTCACCGAGCTCATCAGGGCGGCGAAGCGCAACGAGCACTTCGTCATCGCCGAGGGCGACACGAGCACGTGGGGCTCCTCCTGGCCGCTCGTCGCCGAGATCCGCAGCGGCCGGCGCGGCCTGGCGCTCCAGCCCGATCAGATCGAGGGCGACGTGCTGTTCCGCACCGCCTTCCCGAGGGTGGCGCGCCGGGACTTCGTGGTGGGGCGGGGGCTGGTCGTCGACCGCGCCACGGTGCGGCGCGTGCAGCTGCCGCTCGCGCCCTGA